The Natrinema saccharevitans genome includes the window CCGTTCTCCTGTTCTTCCTGTTGCATCTCCGCGAAGAACTGGAGTAACCAGATCGCGATGACCCGGCTCGTCGGATCCATCGGCTCTAAGTCTTCCTCCAACTGAGCGGGACTGATTTCCCGATCGAGATCGCCAGCCGTCCCCGAGACACCCGTTGTATAGAGAACACGCACGTCGCCGTCCGGGAGCGAGTAGTCCATCACCTTGACATCGGCGTTGGGTCGCGGAGTTTGTCCTCGAACGCATCCGGGTCCGTACTGACATCCTCGAGGGAATAGTTGATATCGTCCGGATGGTGGTGCTGCTGGACAACTCGAGTCGGCATCTGATTGGCTTACTACTACGAGGAGAGACGGATATATCCATTGTCCTTAGTGTCTCGCGGTGTCCGCGAACCCCGTCCTCGAAGACAGCGGTAAGTACGGTTGAAGCACATATCGGTCAGTATGGTACCCCTTCTCGTTAAAAGATTTTTCAACCACGACTGCGGAATATTATATAATCTGGATGGGTGATCTCCCTGAGGTTACGACGACAGCACTCTCACTCGAACACGACCGGACAGCTGACGGTTGTAATGTGAGTACTGCCGTTGCCGAATTATCAACTGGTGTAACAATCAGGTTGCAAATCGCGGATCATTTCATAGGGATTTCGGAGCTTCCGGGTGTTGAGCGAGAATTAACTATTCTTGCTCACCCTGCGAATCAGGTTACAGCACAGGAAGTGAACACCCCACGAATAACTACACCTGCCGTGTGGTATTCGCAGTGGAACGCAGACTGTTATGGGATTGTGAAAGACAGAGAAGTTGATGCGCTACCCCGAGCTGATGTTCAGTTCGATATCCTTGACGTAGGAGTTGGATCGATCTACTTGCATCCAACCGTTCGAGAATATCTACCGGAATCCGAGTTACCGCTTCACTACGGCGACACTCTCTACGTCTCAGCCTCGCCACTCGTGATGTGGGAGCCACATTCCTGACTAGCAAATGCCGGCGGGAGTAGATAAACCTCGGCGACTGATAACTACAAGGTGTTACGCGTCGCCGTCGAGGAAGGCTACTACGAGGAACCTCGCAAGGTCACCTACGGGGACATCGCCGCCCGACTGGACTGTTCTGCGGGAACGGTCGGCCAACACCTCCGTCGAATCGAAGCCCGGCTCATGTCGTCGCTCATCAGCGGCGCCGCCGAGCGGGCCACCGAGACCGACCGTCACCCCGATCCGGCGGCGACCGGCCCGTCGCGATAGCGCCCGTCTCGGACCGTGGCCATCGTGACAGCCAGCATCGAGCCGACGAGGGCCGTACTCAGCGCCGTCCCGACGAACGGAACGAGTCCCAACAGCCACGCCGCGAGGCCGAAACAGACGACGAGCGCGAGCAGCCGCCAGCCGATCCCGCGGGTCGCGCGAGCGCTCCGGGTAAGTGCGGTGACCGGCCCCGAACCGGTGACGACGAACGCGGGCGCGAGGAAGAACCGCACGAACGCGGCGAAGAGGGGGACCGCGAGTACCGCTCCGAAGACGAGCCCGACGTCACCGAGGGAGCCGACCACCCGCCCGACCGCATCGAACAGGACGATCAGTCCGAGATACGCCAGCCACCGCCGTCTCCATCGCGGCCGGTCCCAGCCGTCGCCGATCGCGAGCGTTCGTGCGATGGTCACCGTTCCGGCGGCCGCGACGACCGCCAGCGCGAGGGCCTCGAGACCGATCGCCCAGACGAGATAGGGGAGTTTCAGGTCGACGAGCGCCCCGAGCGAGCGGACCGTGTCCGGGACGCCGGTCGGGTAGCCGGCGTATTCGATCCCGATCGAGACATCGTCGCCGGTGACCTGCGTCGGAATCGGGTCCCACCGCCGGAGCCGATCGAGGAGCGCGAGGACGAGTCCGGCCACGGTAAACGGCACCAGCAGCGCCGGATCGCGTCGGAGACGCGGGACCGCACCGGCGATCCCGGTCGGCGGCGTGTCGGCGTCGTCAGTCGCTGCTCGTTCCCGGTCGTCGCCGTCGCCGTCGTCGTCAGTCATGGGTTCCCCCCAGCGCGAGGACGCTGTCGCCGTCGACGACGTAGAGAACGCCGTCACCGACCGCCGGTTGCGAGAAGAACCAGTCGGTTTCGCGGGTGAACCGCCGGTCGCCCGTGGCGGCGTCGAGGACGACGAGGTCGTAGCCGCCGGTCACGTAGACGACGCCGTCCGCGACGATGGGGGCCGCTTCCTGGGTAAACGACAGCGTCCACTCCTCGGCCCCCGTCTCGAGGTCGCGCGCGTGCAGCGATTCGGTGCCGTCCGCGAAGAACACCCGGCCATCGGCGACGGCGACCGCGCCATCGGTCGCGTTCCCCTCGAGGTCCCGCGACCAGCGAACGTCGCCGTTCGCCTCGTAGACCGAGAGACCGCCTCGAGTCGGGACGACGACTCCGTCGGCCGTCGCCGTCGGCGGGAGTACCATCCCGTCGTCGAGTTCGTCGCTCCACACGACATCGCCCGTTTCGGCGTCGAGGGCCCGGACCTGGGACGGCCAGCCGGTGACGAAGACGGTCCCGTCCTTGACCGCCGGCCGTCGCACGGTAACGCCGGACCCGTCGCCGGCGTCGAGCCGTCGCCGCCACCGTTCGCTGCCGTCGGTGGCCCCGAGCGCCACGACCTCGCTCCGGTCGGGGATGGCGACGTACACCGTCCCGTCCGCGGGGACCGGAGTTGCCCCCTCGAGCGCCTTCACGGGCGGTGAGGACGGAGACGGGCCCGGTCCGTCCCATCGGTTCGCACCGAGTTGGACGCCGAACGCCCGGAGGCCGCCGTCGGCGTTCAGGCCGGCGATGCCGTCGTCCGTCCCGACCGTTAGCGTTCCGCTCCGGTAGATCGAAGGGGAGACGTAGGCGGGACTGGAGCTGTGTTCGATGCCGTACGAGAACCGATCGTCGCCGCTCGCGGCGTCGAACGCGACGAGTTCCTCGTTGCCGGCATAGATCGTCCCGTCGACGACCACGGGCGGCGTGACCGCGAAGCCGCCGGTGTCCTCGAGTTGCCCCTCCCACGCGAGTTGCAGGTCGTCTTTCGGGCCCACCGCGTCGGGGCTGTGGCCGGTTCCGGCGGCGTCGTAGCGGGCCATCGGCCAGTCGATCGTCGTGGCGTCGGATCGGTCGTCGACGGCCGCGTAGCCGCCGACGAGGCCGGCAACCCCGAGGACGCCGCTCGCGATCGCCTGTCGTCTGGAGGGCATTCCTGTGAACGTGTATGTTCAATAAGTAAATACGTTCACTTTCGATCCGGTTGCACCACGGGACCGGACTCCGGTCTCGAAACCGCGCGGGGAACGACGGGTGGCCGCTTCGAAATGCTTTTAGGCGCTACACGGGGATAGTAGGGTAACTGAGTGATATCATGGACGTCGACATCATTTCCGAAGAGGAAAACCCCATGTTGCATCGGACCGACGTGACCTTCGAACTGTCCCACGAGGACGCGACCCCCGAGCGACTGCAGGTTCGGGACAGTCTGGCCGCGAAGCTGAACAAGGACGCCGACGAGGTCGTCATCCGCAAACTCGACACCAAGTTCGGGATGCGAAAGACCGTCGGACAGGCCAAGGTCTACGAGACCGCCGACGACGCCCGCGACGTCGAGCAGGACCACATGCTCGAGCGAAACAAGATCGGCGCCGACGACGAAGCAGAGGCCGAACCGGAGGAAGCCTAAATGGCGCGCTACGAACTCTACAACGACGACGGGAGTACCGAACGCGAACAGTGCCCCCGCTGCGGTGACGTGTTCCTCGCCGACCACGGCGACCGCAAACACTGCGGGAAGTGCAGCTACACCGAGTGGGAGTAAGGCGGGATCGACCGCAGCGCGATCCCCCGCGAACCGCAACCGGTTTCTCTACGCGCCGCGGCCGAGCGGCGGTAGCGACCACACGTGAGTTCTGACACCCGCATCCTCGGTATCGAGGGCACCGCCTGGGCCGCCAGCGCGGCCGTCTTCGACGCCGCAGCCGACGACGTCTTCATCGAGAGCGACGCCTACCAGCCCGAGAGCGGCGGCATTCATCCGCGCGAGGCCGCCGAACACATGCACGAGGCCGTGCCACGCGTCGTCGAACGCGCCCTCGAACACGCCCGCGAGACCCACGACGGTCCCGCGAGCGAACCGCCGATCGACGTCGACGAGCGGAGCTCGTCGGGCCAACAGGCTGCGCCTGTTGACGCCGTCGCCTTCTCGCGCGGTCCCGGACTGGGACCGTGCCTGCGCGTCGTCGGCACCGCCGCCCGCGCGCTGAGCCAGGCGCTCGAGGTACCGCTGGTCGGCGTCAACCACATGGTGGCTCACCTCGAGATCGGTCGCCACACCTCCGGGTTCGACGCGCCGGTCTGTCTGAACGCCAGCGGCGCGAACGCGCACCTGCTGGCCTACCGCAACGGGCGCTATCGCGTCCTCGGCGAGACGATGGACACCGGCGTCGGCAACGCGATCGACAAGTTCACGCGCCACGTCGGCTGGTCCCACCCCGGCGGGCCGAAAGTCGAGGCGGCAGCGGAGGACGGCGACTACGTCGACCTCCCCTACGTCGTCAAGGGGATGGACTTCTCCTTTTCGGGCATCATGAGCGCCGCCAAACAGCGCTACGACGACGGAGTGCCGGTCGAGGACGTCTGCTACTCCCTGCAGGAGAACGTCTTCGGCATGCTGACCGAGGTGTCCGAACGCGCCCTCTCGCTGACCGGCAGCGACGAACTCGTCCTCGGCGGCGGCGTCGGACAGAACGCCCGCCTGCGCGAGATGCTCGCGGAGATGTGCGCCCAGCGCGGGGCCCGGTTCCACGCGCCCGAGCCGCGTTTCCTGCGGGACAACGCCGGCATGATCGCCGTGCTGGGCGCGAAGATGTACGAGGCCGGCGACACGCTCGCGCTCGCGGACTCGCGCGTCGATCCGGATTTCCGGCCGGATCAGGTGCCCGTCACGTGGCGGGCGAGGTCCGAGCGAAGCGAGGACCTCGGAACGGCGAGCGGTGACGCAAGGAACCGCGAGCGCTCCGACGAACCGGACCTCGCAGTGGGACGTGCAGACGGCGACACGCAGGTCCGCGGGGCCGAGGCGCTCGTCGACCTCGAGCCCGCGGCCGGCCGCGTCGCCAAACGCCGCGAGGCAAAGACCTACCGCCACCCCGAACTCGACGACCGGCTTCGCCGCGAGCGGACGACCCTCGAGGCCCGCCTGACCAGCCTCGCCCGCCGCGAGGGGGTGCCGACGCCGGTCCTCTCGGACGTCGACCCCCGCGAGGCCCGACTGGAACTCGAGTACGTCGGCGAGCGGGACCTCCGCGAGTCGCTGACGGTCGAGCGGGTCCGAGACGTGGGACGACACCTCGCGCGGCTGCACAACGCTGGTTTTGTCCACGGAGATCCGACGACGCGTAACGTTCGTACGAGCGACCGCCGTACCTACCTCATCGACTTCGGCCTGGGCTACCACACCGACCACGTCGAGGACTACGCGATGGACCTCCACGTCTTCGACCAGAGCCTCGTCGGGACCGCCGACGACCCCGAACCGCTGCGCGAGGCGGTCCGTGCGGGATATCGCGAGGGCGGCGCGGAGCGCGTCCTCGAGCGGCTGCGGGCAGTCGAAGGCAGGGGCCGCTACCAGTCGGACGCGTAGGGCGGGTCGGTGATCCGACTGCCGGCGGCCGATCTCGGCGACGGCACCAGCACACAATCCCTTTATTGGGGGACGACGTATCGCCGAGCATGGCAGACAAGTCCACGTCCGGTGAGATCCTGGGGGTACCGTACAACTTCGAACGACCGAGCATCAGTCGCATGCTCTCGTCGTACTGGCAGCCCGGCGAGGGGATGCTCGTCGAGAAGCCCTTCGGGGTCGGCTACACCCTCAACCTCGCCAACTGGCGCTCGTGGATCGTCGTCGCCGTCGCCGGCGCGTTGCTCTGGCAACAGGAACAGGGCGCGTCCGGGGACGACGAGGAGTCGGTCGACGAGCCCGTCGAGGTCATCGTCGACGACACCGACGACTAAGCGCGCTTCCTTTTTAGCCGCGCTAGTAGCTCTGAGAGCGCCCATGCATAATTCCGTATGTCGGTGTTTATCTCACTGATCTCTTTGCTTAAACTGTTTTATTATGAGTGGGAAATGGATACTAAAATGGAGGAGATATTACTGTCAATCGCAGTAATCGCGATCATCGGTCAATATCTGGGCTATCTTCTTCTCCGCATTGATATCCGACGGAGAGGGTATACCGACCCGAAAATAAAACACCTTCCGGCGTTAACTGCGAGACTTCCGCTTCTCGGTGTGGTCGTTCCGCTGTGGTACGTCTATCGTCGGAGTGATTTCGAAGAGAATGGTGGTCACCGTCGAAATGAACTGATCGACGCGATCAGCGATCGACCTCGCCCATGATGCAGTCGAGGCTCCCGATCGCCGCGATGAGGTCGGCGACGTACTCGCCGCGGGCGATCTCGGGCAGCGCCGAGAGGTTCGAGAAACACGGGCTGCGGATCTTGAACCGCGCCGGCGTTTCGGTGCCGTCCGAACGAATGTAGATCCCGAGTTCGCCCTTCGCGCCCTCGACGGCGCGGTAGCTCTCGGCGTCGGCCTCCGGCTTGAGCGTTCTCGGGACGTTTGCCTGGACCGTCCGGTCGTCTTCGGGCCAGTCCGCGAGCAGGTCGAGACACTGCTCGACGATCTTCGCCGACTCCTCGATCTCGCCCAGTCGGACGAGCAAGCGAGCGAAGTTGTCGCCGTCGGGTTCGGTGACCACGTCCCACTCGAGTGCGTCGTAGTAGCCGTAGGGGTCGTCGCGACGGAGGTCGTAGTCGATGCCGGAGCCGCGGGCGACGGGCCCGGTACAGCCGTAGTCCTTCGCGGCCTCGGGTTCCAGGACGCCGGTGTCGACACAGCGGCGCTGGAAGATCTCGTTCGTCACGAGCAGGTCGTGATACTCCTCGAGTTTCGCGGGGAGGCCGTCGAGGACGTCCCGAACGTCCGCGATGAACTCCCCGCGGGGTTCGGGCAGGTCCCAGGCGATCCCGCCCAGCCGGAAGTAGTTGAACATCATCCGCTGGCCGGTCAGCGCCTCGAGACAGTCGAGGACGAGTTCGCGATCCCGGATGGCATACTGGAAGGCGGCACAGAACTCGCCGACGATGTCCAGCGCGTAGGTGCCGACGGCGATGAAATGCGAGGCCAGCCGCGAGAGTTCGGCCCCCATCGTCCGGATCACCTGCGCGTACTCCGGCACGTCGACGTCCGCGAGGGCCTCGATCGTGCGGGCGTAGGCCCACTCGTTGAGTAGTCCCGAGGACACCCAGTCCCAGCGATCGGGGTAGGGCATGATCTGGTGGCGGTACGTACTCTGCTGGCACATCTGTTCCTCACACCGGTGGATGTAGCCGATGTCGGGATCGACGTCGACGACCGTCTCGCCGTCCAGCACGGCCTTCACGTGGAGGACGCCGTGGGTCGAGGGATGGTGCGGGCCGATGTTGAGAAACATCGTCTCCGAGGCGTCGTCGCGTTCGCTTCCAGCGATCGGGTTCGCGTGTTCCGAGAGGGTAACGATCTGCGATTGCTCCCCGTCGTAGTCCAGCGAGAGGGGATGCCCCTGCCACGTCTCCGGCAGGAGGATTCGCCGGAGATCGGGGTGGTCCTCGTACTCGATTCCGACCAGATCGTAGGCCTCCCGCTCGTGCCAGTCGGCCGTCTCGAAGACCGGCGTCGCCGACTCGCTTTTCGGCTCGCCGGTCGGCGTCGGTACCACCACGCTCACCTCCCGCGTCGGGTCCGCGTAGGACCGCAGATGATAGATCGTCTCGAAGCGGTCCGGATACTGCTGGGCCGTCACGCACGAACAGTGATCGAACTCCGCCTCGTCGCGAAGCGTCGCCAGCACCGTCTGTACCTCGTCGGGCCGGACCACGACCGCCGGCGCGTTCTCGTGGTCGTCCCGCCCGAGGACCGCGTCCCCGAGCAGGCCCGCGAGCGTCTCCTCCCCGTCCGCATCGCCGCCGTTCGCCGGCCGCGAATCGAGCGTCGAGTCCGCTGTCATGGCCGTTCGTTCGGCCACCCGAGGCGAGTCGGTTCTGCGTCACGGGCTAGGCTATTTATATACGTAGACCGGATCATCCGGCCGTGAAGACCGTTCGGCTTACGCTGCGGTTCGACGCCGAGACGATCCACCCGATGCACCGGTTCGTCGCCGAGAGCGACGCGTTCGAGTCCTATCGGCTGGTCCACGGCAACTTCGCGGGCGAGGACGACGACAACGCCTTCATCTTTCACGTCGTCGGCGACGCAGACGTCTACGAGGCCGCGCTCGCCGAGACCGACCGCGTCGACGACTACGAACTCACGCGGACCGGCGATCGAACCTTCACCGTCTACGTCCGCGATCTGCCGGCCGACGTCGACGCGAGGCTCCTCGAGGGCCTCACTGCCGGCAGCCTCGTCGTTCTCCCGCCGCTGGAGTACCGCTCGGACTGGACGGTCCGGTTCTCCGTCGTGGGCGAACCGACCGATCTCCAGGCGGCGCTCGAGGGGATGCCCGACGGCATCGAGACGACCGTCGACCGCGTCGGCGAGTACGACGGGGCCGACGCGGCGGTCGGCGCGCTGACCGCGCGCCAGCGGGAGACGCTCCGGGTCGCTCGCGACCGCGGCTACTTCGAGGTCCCCCGCGCGGCGGGCGTCGAGGACGTCGCCGCCGAACTCGACTGCGCGCCCGGGACGGCCGCCGAACACCTCCGGAAGGCGGAAGCGGCCGTGATAGAGGCCCTCGAGCTGTAGCCGGGCGCGTCGCGGTCCCGATCGTCTGTCGGTGCCGTCCTCGACTCGGGCGAGCAACCGACGCCTATTTTCCGCCCGCGGCCCCCCGCTCGGGTATGACCGTTCGATTCGTCACCGGCAACGAGGGCAAAGCTCGCGAGGCGCGGGAGTATCTCTCCGGCATCGAGCCCGTCGAGCAGATCGAGTACGACTACACCGAGATTCAAAGCGACTCGCTCGAGGAGATCGCGGCCCACGGGGCGCGCGAGGCCGTCGCGGAACTCGGGGGCGAGGAGCCGGTCCTGGTCGACGACGCCGGCCTGTTCGTCGACGCGCTCGGCGGGTTCCCGGGTCCGTACTCGGCGTACGTCGAGGACACCGTCGGCGTCGAGCGGCTCTGGCGGCTCGCGAGCGAGGAGGAGAACCGCCGCGCACACTTCCGGACCGTCCTCGCGTACGCGGACGAAAGCGGTACGGAGACGTTCGAGGGATCGGTCGCCGGGACGCTCGTCGCGCCCCGCGGCGAGGGCGGGTTCGGCTACGATCCGATCTTCGAGTACAACGGGCAGACGTTGGCCGAGATGAGTACCGAAGAGAAGAACGCGATCTCCCACCGCGGGCGCGCGCTGGCGGCGTTCACCGAGTGGTACGCCGACCGCGACGAGTAGCGGACCGACAGGCCGTCGTCCGACGGTGAGACGTCGTTCTCAGTCGTCGCCTTCGGCCGGCGAACTCGAGGCGTCGTCGGCCGTCAGGTCCGCTTCGGAGACGCTCTTGGATTCGCTCTCGACGCTGACGCCCTCCCAGTCGTGGTCCGCGTGATACCCCTCGCGGTCCTTCGCGCTGGGCGCGACGCGGATGAAATCGGCACCCTCGCGGGCGGCCGGGATCGTGTGGCCGCCGCAGTAGGAGAGCCCGGAGCGGATCCCGGCACAGAACTCCTCGACGACGTCGGCGACCGGCCCCTTGTAGGGAGTCAGGGCCTCGACGCCCTCGTCCGCGTCGACGTCGACGTCCTTGTCGTCGCGATCCTCCGCGGCCGCGGTGGTCGCCATCCCCCGCGAGCGCTTGTACCGGGTGCCGTCGACCTCGACGACCGCGCCGGGGGCCTCTTCGGTGCCGGCCAACAGGCTCCCGACCATCACGGTGTCGGCCCCGGCCATCAACGCCTTGACCGCGTCGCCGGAGGTGCGGATCCCGCCGTCGGCACAGATCGTCACGTCCAGGTCCTTGGCCGCGCTCGCACAGTCGTCGACCGCCGTCAACTGCGGGACGCCGGCACCGGCGACCTTCCGAGTGGTGCAGTGTGAGCCGGGGCCGATTCCTACCTTCACGCAGTCCGCGCCGGCCGCCGCGAGGTCCTCGACGCCCGCGGGCGTCGCGACGTTCCCCGCGACGAGGTCCGTTGCCGGGAACGCCTCGCTGAGTCGCTCGACGGCCTCTAGCGTCCGCTCCAGGTGACCGTGGGCGACGTCGACGACGATCGCGTCGACGCCGGCATCGACGATCGCGTCGCTTCGTTCGACGTAGTCCTCGTTGATCCCGACGGCCGCGGCCACCTGCTCGTCGGCGTCGTTCACTCGTTCGACCTGCTCGGCCTGCTCGGCTACCGTCAGAAACCGGTGCAACACGCCGAGGCCGCCGGCCCGTGAGAGTTCGATCGCCAGCTCGGCCTCCGTGACGGTGTCCATCGCGGCCGCGACCAGCGGCGTCTCGAGGTCGATACTCGGCGTGAACGGCGTCTCGAGGTCGACGGTACTGCGACTGTCGACGGGCGAGCGCTGCGGGACGAGGAGAACGTCCCCGTAGCTCAGTCCGGTTCGGAGATCGCGTAGATCGGTCATTCCCCTCATAAATAAGGGGCTCCCCCCGCATAAGTCACACGTTCTTCGTGTGTCGGGCCCGCAGTCGGCGGTTACGCTCGCGGATCCCGGTCCGGCCCCGGGTACTCGCCACCCTCGACGGCCGCGTACAGACTCTCGGGATCGAACAGGCGCGTGAACGCGTCCGGCGGCCGGACGCTGACCGAGACGCGGGGCTGGAGCGTCAGGCCGGCTTCCGCCGATCGCAGCCGCTCGTCGTCGGACAGCAGGTGCGCCGCCTCGCCCCGATACGCCGATGCCAGCGCCGGGTGGTCGTCCTCGGGGTGATCGACCGCGACCCGCTCGGCCTCGAGGCGCTCGCGGTGATCGGCGGCGAGGTCGGCGTCGGAAAGCGCCGTCACCAGACGTTCGGTCTCTTCGAGCAGCGGGTCGCTCGCGACCAGTTCGACCCACGAGTGGCGGCGCACGTGATCGAGCGCCTCGCGGGCCGACCCGCCGACCAGCAGGTCCGCCGCGAGGACGTCGGCGTCCGCGACGACGCGGGCGGGATCGGGCTCCTCAGGCATCGCTCTCCTCCCGAATCGCCGCGAGTTCGTCCTGGATCGACTCGAGGTCGCCGTCGTACTCCGCACCGCGGTCGAACAGATCGGCCCAGCTCGGTGGCATCGGTGACGGTTGGTTCCCCGGCAGCAAAGGTCGTCCGGCTCGCCGCGACCGCTCAGGACCGACGGGAGTCCAGCCAGAAGACGACGGCCCCGGCGACGAAGGCGACGCCGACGTTGACGACCGCGCCGACGGCGCCGACCCCCGCGACGAGCGCGAGCGACCGGCGGCCCGAGACGGGCTCGAGGGCCGCTCGAGCCAACTGGCCACCGACGACGACAAGCAGGACGCCCAGCAGGGCCATCGGGAACGCCGCGAGGACGGCCCCGGCGGCGACCAGCGCGAGCGCGAGGTAGCCGACGCCGAGCAGGACGTTGGCGCCGCCGGTCCGCGCGCCGAAGGCGTACTTGCCGGCCAGCCCGCCGCTGCCGTGACACATCGGCACGCCGCCCAGCGGGATCGCCGCGAGACAGGTCACGCCCATGCTCCGCGAGAGCGCGTCGGCCGAGATCTCCCGGTCGTAGAGATCGCCACAGAGCAGGGCGGTCGCGATCGCGGCGTTGCCGATCGTCATGCCCAGTTGCGCGACGGTCCCCTCGAGGGCCGCGGCCGAGACCGACGGCAGGCCGGCGGGGAAGACCGCGAGCGCGGGCGCGGTCGGCGTCGGGACGCCCGCCGTCGCGACGGCCGCGACCGCGCCGAGCCCGAGGACGACCAGCGCGCTCGCTCGGGCGCGGCCGACCAGCGCCAGCAGGCCGACGACGCCGAGCCCGGCCGCCGCCACGGGGAGATTCCCGAGCGAGAGGTCGACGGCCGCCTCGAGCAGGAGGAGCGCGACGGCGAACTGGACACCGCGGATGACGGGCTCGCCGACGACCCGCTGGAGCCGGCCGACGAACCCGAACCGGCCGACGGCGAGCAAGACGCCGCCGGCGAGCAGTCC containing:
- a CDS encoding putative sulfate/molybdate transporter, with the translated sequence MAYSFGSRSDHDLEFSAGELTGALGDSVTVLPLLVALAATTSVSLPHVLVGFGVFQIVWGLYYGLPLSVEPMKALVGLAIVGALSYAELAAAGLLAGGVLLAVGRFGFVGRLQRVVGEPVIRGVQFAVALLLLEAAVDLSLGNLPVAAAGLGVVGLLALVGRARASALVVLGLGAVAAVATAGVPTPTAPALAVFPAGLPSVSAAALEGTVAQLGMTIGNAAIATALLCGDLYDREISADALSRSMGVTCLAAIPLGGVPMCHGSGGLAGKYAFGARTGGANVLLGVGYLALALVAAGAVLAAFPMALLGVLLVVVGGQLARAALEPVSGRRSLALVAGVGAVGAVVNVGVAFVAGAVVFWLDSRRS